The following proteins are encoded in a genomic region of Limosilactobacillus reuteri subsp. reuteri:
- a CDS encoding ISLre2 family transposase yields the protein MDILTEIEQNLVKSGSLFEAEQIILKGVLELGQAIMQNFLESLDRSLKSQTPANYQVINKQPQTLNFIFGPVTFQRRYYQAGTKKREFYLDQQLKIKPRRRLSPHYLMMMAKIAQTTTMRNTADILNLVFDSGITADSVMHAVHELGNQIANQIINRHDFLSVGHQGRLEARLSDYLARHYKLAGQTVFLASDAGPGYEPAKLLSLVPQGAHGEYFLDRYHCLQKIEYTLGRHNELAMRAIKAVRHHDQAELTIILDTYESQNLTEKQADDLMRLRKYLQRNWRYILSPQMRGFKDIHLIGSVESSHRAFTYRMKKQGKSWTEQGAKAMIGLIEARMNGELQASLNTILEQLTVLPRVAQTRLLQEMHIRTGEFLRKAPTKPSIGAVQGIIPINTATSRPMG from the coding sequence ATGGATATTTTAACAGAAATCGAGCAGAATTTGGTGAAATCAGGCAGTTTATTTGAAGCTGAACAGATTATTTTAAAAGGGGTACTGGAGTTAGGACAAGCAATCATGCAAAACTTTTTGGAAAGCTTAGATCGAAGCTTAAAGTCTCAAACTCCAGCGAACTATCAAGTAATCAATAAACAGCCACAGACGCTTAACTTTATCTTTGGCCCGGTGACTTTTCAACGACGGTATTATCAGGCTGGGACAAAGAAACGTGAATTTTACTTAGACCAACAATTAAAAATTAAACCACGTCGTCGTTTATCGCCGCACTACTTAATGATGATGGCTAAGATTGCCCAAACAACCACAATGCGCAACACTGCCGATATTTTGAACCTTGTATTTGACAGCGGAATTACTGCCGATTCGGTAATGCACGCCGTGCATGAGTTAGGAAATCAGATAGCTAATCAAATCATTAATCGGCATGACTTTCTCAGTGTTGGGCACCAAGGACGGCTTGAAGCACGACTAAGTGATTATTTAGCCCGCCATTATAAGCTTGCCGGTCAAACGGTCTTTTTGGCCAGTGACGCTGGCCCAGGTTATGAACCAGCTAAGCTATTAAGTCTAGTTCCTCAAGGTGCACATGGTGAATACTTTCTCGACCGCTATCATTGTTTACAGAAAATTGAATATACTTTAGGCCGGCACAACGAATTAGCCATGCGAGCAATTAAAGCCGTTCGTCATCATGATCAAGCAGAGTTAACAATAATTTTAGATACTTATGAATCACAAAACCTAACGGAAAAACAAGCAGACGACTTAATGCGTTTAAGAAAATATCTACAGCGAAATTGGCGGTATATCCTCTCGCCACAAATGCGTGGATTTAAGGATATTCATTTAATTGGTTCAGTCGAAAGTTCTCACCGGGCTTTTACTTACCGGATGAAGAAACAGGGCAAGTCATGGACTGAGCAGGGGGCTAAAGCCATGATTGGTTTAATTGAAGCCCGAATGAATGGTGAACTGCAAGCTAGTTTAAATACAATCCTAGAACAATTAACAGTTCTTCCTCGAGTGGCTCAAACAAGGCTATTACAGGAAATGCATATTCGAACTGGAGAGTTTCTAAGAAAAGCACCGACAAAGCCGTCAATTGGAGCAGTACAAGGAATAATTCCGATTAACACGGCCACAAGTAGACCAATGGGATAA
- a CDS encoding helix-turn-helix domain-containing protein: MTKWIKQFLLAGLAGLIRPKHNQKYSLKTKIAAVKDYQLNGLASREVLIKYKIRHISQLKQWIIQYNSDKLTVAYATRKRVKKMGRKVSFDEKKQIVQWTINHQNNYKEAASKYDISYQRVYSWVRKYLHDHNWEVLKDNRGRNKDKEPTNELERLRKRVRELEAEKRESEVQIAFAKKLVEIRNREVHRPDDIKRFKK, encoded by the coding sequence ATGACTAAATGGATTAAACAATTTTTATTAGCAGGACTGGCAGGATTAATTCGTCCTAAACATAACCAAAAATATTCACTTAAGACAAAGATTGCCGCGGTGAAAGATTATCAGCTTAACGGACTGGCTAGTCGTGAGGTTTTAATTAAGTACAAAATACGCCATATTTCTCAACTAAAACAATGGATTATCCAGTACAATAGTGACAAACTAACTGTTGCTTACGCAACAAGAAAGCGAGTTAAGAAAATGGGCCGGAAAGTATCCTTTGATGAGAAAAAGCAGATTGTGCAGTGGACGATTAACCACCAGAATAACTATAAAGAAGCAGCTAGTAAGTATGATATTAGTTATCAGCGGGTTTATTCGTGGGTACGTAAATATTTGCACGATCATAATTGGGAAGTACTAAAAGATAATCGTGGCAGAAATAAAGATAAAGAACCGACAAATGAGCTCGAACGGTTGAGAAAACGAGTACGTGAATTAGAAGCTGAGAAACGAGAAAGCGAGGTACAAATTGCGTTCGCAAAAAAATTAGTCGAAATACGCAATCGGGAGGTGCATCGACCGGACGATATCAAGCGATTCAAGAAATGA
- the istB gene encoding IS21-like element helper ATPase IstB, which translates to MNQYQKLVDNLTKLNLHNMAASIADYRQQVNDNQISFSEALLKLTDKEITYQQQESLKRRIKRARFPIIKRLNDFNYQFQPSINPQQIAEFATMSFLDNQENIIFIGSPGVGKTHLSIGLGIEACRQDVRTLFINCHELILRLKAAQEKQHLERVMRRYERYDLLIIDELGYLPISAEEAKLLFQLINGRYERKSTIITTNVPLSSWGAVLHSTATAEAILDRLVYHSHVIKIKGKSYRLASVNS; encoded by the coding sequence ATGAATCAATATCAAAAATTAGTAGATAATTTAACGAAGTTAAATTTACATAATATGGCTGCATCAATCGCAGATTATCGTCAACAAGTCAATGATAACCAAATTAGCTTTAGTGAAGCATTGTTAAAACTAACGGATAAGGAGATTACCTATCAGCAACAGGAAAGCTTAAAGAGAAGAATCAAACGCGCTAGATTTCCGATTATTAAACGACTCAATGATTTTAATTATCAATTTCAGCCTTCAATTAATCCGCAACAAATCGCTGAATTTGCGACTATGTCATTTCTGGACAATCAAGAAAACATTATCTTTATTGGCAGCCCTGGCGTAGGTAAAACACATCTGTCAATTGGGCTTGGTATCGAAGCATGTCGACAAGATGTACGAACACTATTTATTAATTGCCATGAACTAATTCTTAGATTGAAAGCAGCTCAAGAGAAGCAACACTTGGAGCGCGTAATGCGTCGATACGAAAGGTATGACCTGTTAATCATTGATGAATTAGGCTATTTACCAATATCGGCGGAAGAAGCAAAACTATTATTTCAACTAATAAATGGTCGCTATGAACGTAAATCAACGATCATAACGACCAATGTACCATTATCAAGTTGGGGAGCCGTCCTCCATAGCACGGCAACCGCAGAGGCAATTTTAGATCGCCTTGTATATCACTCACACGTAATTAAGATCAAAGGAAAGTCATATCGCTTGGCATCGGTCAATTCTTAA
- the istA gene encoding IS21 family transposase, producing the protein MRKDVYERMRYFVLEKIRPNYSAIARQYDVDPRTVKAAYVRAQSGEVAVVRKRQKRRSKLDGYRDIIEDKYTAGCSARSIYDFIVEKGFTGKYTIVKDYCRRFRRTQAKKATIRVEHTIGLSAQVDWKERVTMTDRNGVPHTFSIFLYVLPYSKFKFLKLTLDQKQDTLFKCLFEAFKVTGGIPKEIWFDNMSTVIDHKLSDFHHHRFNERFLSFSHDAGFHPVACRPFRPQTKGCVEALARTMERLKPYDGEFSTVNDLNDIVNRLAERLNHEKSQSNNQKPIELWTKEKEHFRSLNHDLVRYFNSDQTRKVSQDSMIRFQNHQYSVSPNYIGKEVEIKPTTDGKTIRIFYHGTEIQKHDLTNKQFNYDPHDKHAILKSDLMKDKTDEEINQYMLNNLSIYDQIGE; encoded by the coding sequence ATGCGAAAAGACGTTTACGAAAGGATGAGATATTTTGTGTTAGAGAAGATAAGACCAAATTATTCCGCTATTGCACGGCAATATGATGTTGATCCACGAACCGTAAAAGCGGCATATGTAAGAGCTCAGAGTGGTGAAGTAGCAGTTGTTAGGAAGCGACAAAAGCGTCGTAGTAAGCTAGACGGATATCGAGATATCATTGAAGATAAATACACTGCAGGATGTTCTGCTAGATCAATCTATGATTTTATTGTTGAAAAAGGATTTACCGGTAAATACACTATCGTTAAAGATTATTGTCGCCGTTTTCGTAGGACACAAGCTAAAAAAGCAACGATTAGAGTTGAACATACGATAGGATTAAGTGCTCAAGTTGATTGGAAAGAACGGGTAACAATGACGGATAGAAATGGTGTCCCACATACTTTCAGTATTTTCCTATACGTTCTGCCCTATTCTAAATTTAAGTTCCTAAAACTAACCTTAGATCAGAAACAGGATACTTTATTTAAATGTTTGTTTGAAGCCTTTAAGGTTACTGGTGGAATTCCTAAAGAAATCTGGTTTGATAATATGTCAACTGTCATTGACCATAAATTAAGCGATTTTCATCATCATCGATTTAATGAGCGATTCCTATCATTTAGCCATGATGCCGGATTTCATCCAGTCGCATGTCGCCCATTTAGACCGCAAACCAAAGGTTGCGTTGAAGCATTAGCAAGAACAATGGAACGATTAAAACCTTATGATGGAGAATTTAGTACGGTCAATGATTTAAATGATATCGTTAATCGGCTAGCTGAACGGCTCAATCATGAGAAATCACAAAGTAATAATCAGAAGCCAATTGAATTATGGACAAAAGAAAAAGAGCATTTCCGGTCTCTCAACCACGATCTCGTGAGATACTTTAACAGCGACCAAACTAGAAAGGTATCCCAAGACTCAATGATCAGATTTCAAAACCATCAATACTCTGTTTCCCCTAATTATATCGGAAAAGAAGTCGAAATTAAACCGACAACTGATGGTAAGACTATCCGCATTTTCTATCATGGTACTGAGATTCAAAAGCATGATTTAACCAATAAGCAATTTAATTATGATCCTCATGATAAACATGCCATTCTTAAAAGTGATTTGATGAAAGATAAAACGGATGAAGAAATTAACCAGTATATGCTTAATAATCTTAGTATTTATGATCAGATTGGGGAATAA
- a CDS encoding glycosyltransferase family 2 protein — translation MLLSVVIPAYNCEKTIIQAIRSTGVYLSDQIEVIVVNNGSTDKTEMLIKQEVQKNSSVIYAESKKGASNARNKGIEIASANWITFLDADDCLLNLSSKLGELLVNAEEDLIIGNYLVNKSEIDLYSMTKCKNNCISIIKQMLENPTKYMTVWGKFYKTTLIRKENLRFNAKLAYSEDSEFLIRYVLLCKKIRFIKKNIYNYILSENSTVRKYNSQMIHEYEKAILQVKKDLNGFPNFEKSFNFFVLMQFNLMIVHHVFVRSHNSMFELKELCKKDYISNALEVISLKNVLTPRLLPLVFCKYHFYLCATIIYKLRVIQNNKKIR, via the coding sequence ATGCTATTATCTGTAGTAATTCCCGCTTATAATTGTGAAAAGACTATTATTCAGGCTATTAGAAGTACAGGAGTATACTTGAGTGATCAAATAGAAGTAATAGTGGTAAATAATGGGTCAACGGATAAAACTGAGATGCTAATAAAGCAAGAGGTTCAAAAGAATTCTAGTGTGATTTATGCTGAATCAAAAAAAGGAGCTTCCAATGCTCGGAATAAAGGCATAGAAATAGCTAGTGCAAATTGGATTACCTTTTTAGATGCAGATGATTGCTTGCTAAATTTGAGTAGTAAATTAGGAGAGCTTTTGGTAAATGCCGAAGAAGATTTAATTATTGGCAATTATCTCGTTAATAAGTCAGAAATTGATTTATATTCTATGACAAAATGTAAAAACAATTGTATATCAATTATTAAGCAAATGCTAGAAAATCCTACTAAGTATATGACTGTCTGGGGAAAGTTTTATAAGACAACCTTGATAAGAAAAGAGAATCTTAGGTTCAATGCTAAATTAGCATATTCAGAAGATTCTGAATTCTTAATTAGGTACGTATTACTATGTAAAAAAATACGGTTTATTAAGAAAAATATATACAATTATATCTTGTCAGAAAATTCAACAGTTAGAAAATATAATTCACAAATGATTCATGAATATGAAAAAGCAATTTTACAAGTAAAAAAGGATTTAAATGGATTCCCAAATTTTGAAAAGTCATTTAATTTTTTTGTGCTGATGCAATTTAACTTGATGATAGTTCATCATGTTTTTGTAAGAAGTCATAATTCAATGTTCGAGCTAAAGGAACTTTGTAAAAAAGATTATATAAGTAACGCATTAGAAGTAATTAGCTTAAAAAATGTACTTACACCCAGATTGTTGCCACTAGTATTTTGCAAATATCATTTTTACTTGTGTGCTACTATCATTTATAAGCTAAGAGTAATTCAAAATAATAAGAAGATAAGGTAA